From bacterium, one genomic window encodes:
- a CDS encoding beta-galactosidase, with translation MKVRTDYFPRGSSYYPPFHTPEDWARDTANMASANMNMIRTAELLAAWDYIEPERGKPDWSWLDRIFELANENGIQILLGTGTSSPPIWMIDDYPDLQAVSREGMPFPTNSYWGWACVNNPGMTIEVERFVNLLIDRYGDNPALFGWHIDNEPGSHPAFAGEAERRAPRENAYYCYCNHCAMLFREWTRAKYEDIEVLNAAWAWDPTHHRYYDWRQINPPRSLPAEWGNATAWLDFRRFVRNSFTRYVKRQHDLIKARDQRHPTTTNLVTPLRYELEVNWRGIDHWQMAGVVDVIGYDMYPQKSFKIDPAHSSWFMDFGYSVARHNNGTLWMPELESGPIGGFSAGPLHTTRPVDIKRHMLSCLGHGAKMILFQGYREWNCIPLHWGALVDLDGDPTGRYHAATEVNGIIKENEDFFLDALPAEVEAAIYFTHDNASVLDGQTNEEFLYGAIHGVYNALWYEGYAVEFVAPQFIGSKTANYKVIFLPFVMHMPKEDADKLASFVEDGGTVIGFAKLAHLDEKGWSWNQRPGAGLTDLFGARETHLEVFDRRAWAWNDTPGAGLGMFGTPSSISEEFLESEKALAINVDPDHPLFEGIESDTLSGYWHRQTFELADDVEVLARFVDGAPAIVRRRQGLGQAILMATHLDIAVVEHNDAATRRLFANLLGLCGVTRSVVVTGSDQAYIQERVDAHLLESDHQRAVLINNEGETSVDLTVTLPGATDAVSATELFSNASLDLTQSGGASFSIVLGAADGVIVMLS, from the coding sequence TTGAAAGTCAGAACAGACTACTTCCCGAGAGGTTCAAGTTACTACCCGCCCTTCCATACGCCTGAGGATTGGGCGCGTGACACCGCGAATATGGCCAGCGCCAACATGAACATGATCCGAACGGCCGAATTGTTAGCCGCTTGGGACTACATTGAGCCGGAAAGAGGGAAGCCGGATTGGTCCTGGCTGGATCGTATCTTCGAACTTGCCAATGAGAATGGAATCCAGATCCTGTTGGGCACAGGGACGAGTTCACCTCCGATCTGGATGATCGACGACTACCCTGACCTGCAAGCGGTGTCGAGAGAAGGCATGCCGTTCCCTACGAACTCGTACTGGGGATGGGCATGTGTCAACAATCCAGGTATGACGATCGAGGTAGAGCGATTCGTCAACCTACTCATCGACCGATACGGTGATAATCCTGCGCTCTTCGGATGGCACATCGACAATGAACCAGGGAGCCATCCCGCGTTCGCCGGGGAGGCAGAACGACGTGCTCCTCGTGAAAACGCCTACTACTGCTACTGCAACCACTGTGCAATGCTGTTCCGCGAATGGACACGGGCGAAGTACGAGGACATTGAAGTTCTGAATGCTGCGTGGGCATGGGACCCCACTCACCATCGCTACTACGACTGGCGCCAGATCAATCCTCCGCGATCGTTGCCTGCCGAATGGGGCAATGCCACCGCATGGCTGGACTTTCGCCGCTTTGTACGTAACTCCTTCACAAGATATGTCAAGCGGCAACATGATCTGATCAAGGCCCGAGATCAGCGTCACCCAACTACAACCAACCTCGTGACGCCTCTCAGGTACGAGCTAGAGGTGAATTGGCGTGGTATCGACCACTGGCAGATGGCCGGCGTTGTCGATGTCATCGGCTACGACATGTATCCCCAGAAGTCATTCAAGATCGATCCTGCCCATTCCTCGTGGTTCATGGACTTCGGGTACTCGGTCGCTCGTCACAACAACGGCACCCTCTGGATGCCCGAACTGGAAAGCGGTCCGATAGGCGGCTTCTCGGCTGGGCCGCTACACACGACGAGACCAGTCGACATCAAGCGGCACATGCTGTCGTGCCTCGGCCACGGTGCCAAGATGATCCTGTTTCAAGGCTATAGGGAGTGGAACTGTATCCCCTTGCACTGGGGTGCCCTGGTCGACCTGGATGGCGATCCCACCGGCCGCTATCACGCAGCCACCGAAGTCAACGGGATCATCAAGGAGAACGAAGACTTCTTCCTCGATGCTCTACCGGCAGAGGTCGAGGCCGCCATCTACTTCACCCACGACAACGCTTCGGTTCTCGACGGCCAGACGAACGAGGAGTTCCTCTACGGAGCGATTCATGGCGTGTACAACGCGCTTTGGTACGAAGGCTATGCGGTCGAGTTCGTGGCCCCACAGTTCATCGGGTCCAAGACCGCCAACTACAAGGTCATCTTCCTCCCCTTTGTGATGCACATGCCTAAGGAGGACGCGGACAAGCTGGCCTCCTTCGTGGAAGACGGCGGAACGGTGATCGGCTTCGCCAAGCTCGCCCATCTCGACGAGAAGGGTTGGTCCTGGAACCAACGTCCGGGAGCCGGCCTGACAGACCTGTTCGGCGCCCGCGAGACTCACCTCGAGGTCTTCGACAGGAGGGCATGGGCGTGGAACGACACCCCCGGTGCCGGCCTCGGCATGTTCGGAACGCCGTCGTCGATCAGCGAGGAGTTCCTCGAGAGCGAGAAGGCCCTAGCCATCAACGTCGACCCGGATCATCCCCTGTTCGAGGGCATCGAGAGTGACACTCTGAGCGGGTACTGGCACCGCCAGACCTTCGAGTTGGCGGATGATGTCGAGGTGCTTGCGCGGTTTGTGGACGGGGCGCCGGCGATCGTGCGCCGTCGGCAAGGCCTCGGACAGGCCATCCTCATGGCCACACATCTCGATATCGCCGTTGTGGAACACAATGACGCCGCGACCCGCCGACTGTTCGCCAACCTGCTCGGCCTGTGTGGAGTTACGCGGTCCGTCGTCGTAACGGGTTCAGATCAGGCTTACATCCAGGAACGGGTCGACGCCCATCTACTCGAGTCGGACCATCAGCGAGCAGTGCTGATCAATAACGAGGGCGAGACGAGTGTCGATTTGACCGTGACCTTGCCCGGAGCCACTGACGCGGTATCGGCGACAGAGCTGTTCTCGAATGCTTCCCTGGACCTCACACAGAGCGGCGGAGCAAGCTTCTCGATCGTGCTGGGTGCAGCTGACGGCGTCATCGTGATGTTGAGCTAG
- a CDS encoding prolyl oligopeptidase family serine peptidase, with product MERGSRYSTSKVGYPATRLGPESDDYHGTIVADPFRWLEDSASPEATEWTRQQNDITTSVLSGCPGYDTVTARLRELWDYERYSSPHRVGNHRVLLKHTSLQEQPILCMMADGPDEPTIDIVDPNRLSATGLAALTDWAFSNDGAMLAYAISYGGSDWQEIRIRDINTATDYPETIRWAKSEDEVPFSNIAWHPHGSGFFYSRYPSPDTVDPRDRYRHCQVYWHQVNTPQDTDALIFERPDDPELNFVPIVTEDGRYLVLLVWNGLSYRHRIYYRTLDSTGEFIRLLDRADARYDFLGNSGEAFYFGTNAGAPRGRVVRIELGRPTPDQWQEIIPEQPNPILRTEMFNGRLIVVTVHDAHHHLSVFGMDGVHLDTIPLPDIGTVSDIVADPVTDGMYFRFGSPLVPTTLFSYDFAAKELKTWYEHQVPFEFDAYATRQLFFPASDGTRLPMTLIHKTGLRLDGTNPLILHGYGGFNVSLTPSFDTSRLLWLENGGVFVIANLRGGSEYGDEWHEAGKLQNKQTVFDDYIAAAEWLIRENYTSSERLVIDGESNGGLLVSACMLQRPDLFAGVICSIPVTDMLRYHKHTIGWHWIPEYGNAESDPDQFATLYSYSPLHNVENDTPYPPILVTTADGDDRVVPGHAMKFVATLQASARGDSGPVLLRVQTDTGHGIGKSMSKQIQLDRDIHVFTMNVCGISTNDGYSE from the coding sequence GTGGAGAGGGGAAGCCGATACTCAACCAGCAAGGTTGGGTATCCAGCCACACGCCTCGGTCCAGAATCTGATGACTACCACGGCACCATCGTTGCCGATCCCTTTAGATGGCTGGAAGACTCTGCAAGTCCAGAGGCGACGGAGTGGACACGCCAACAGAACGACATCACGACGTCTGTGCTTAGCGGATGCCCTGGCTACGACACCGTCACAGCACGTCTGAGAGAACTCTGGGATTATGAGCGGTACTCATCACCGCATCGTGTGGGTAACCACAGGGTTCTTCTGAAGCACACATCCCTTCAGGAACAGCCGATTCTTTGCATGATGGCGGATGGACCGGACGAGCCGACCATTGACATCGTCGACCCGAACCGACTGAGTGCGACCGGGCTTGCCGCCCTCACTGACTGGGCCTTCAGCAATGATGGTGCAATGTTGGCCTATGCCATATCCTATGGTGGCAGCGATTGGCAGGAGATCAGGATCCGTGACATCAACACGGCTACCGACTATCCGGAGACCATCCGTTGGGCCAAGTCCGAAGACGAGGTGCCGTTTTCAAATATCGCCTGGCATCCCCATGGGTCGGGCTTCTTCTACAGCCGGTACCCTTCTCCCGATACCGTAGATCCACGAGACCGATACCGACACTGCCAAGTTTACTGGCATCAGGTCAATACGCCCCAAGATACCGACGCCTTGATTTTCGAACGGCCGGACGACCCAGAATTGAACTTTGTCCCTATCGTCACAGAGGATGGCCGCTATCTGGTTCTACTGGTATGGAACGGATTGTCCTACCGGCATCGGATCTACTACCGGACTCTTGACAGTACAGGAGAGTTCATCCGGCTACTGGATAGGGCCGACGCCCGATACGATTTTCTCGGCAATTCGGGAGAGGCCTTCTATTTCGGTACGAACGCAGGCGCGCCCCGCGGACGGGTAGTACGCATCGAACTTGGCCGTCCAACGCCGGACCAGTGGCAAGAGATCATACCGGAACAGCCGAACCCGATCTTGCGGACTGAGATGTTCAATGGCAGGTTGATCGTGGTGACCGTCCACGATGCCCACCACCATCTCTCCGTATTCGGCATGGATGGGGTACACCTCGACACGATCCCGTTGCCAGATATTGGGACGGTCTCCGACATCGTGGCCGATCCCGTTACTGACGGAATGTACTTTCGCTTCGGGTCGCCCCTCGTCCCGACGACGCTCTTCTCTTACGATTTCGCCGCGAAAGAGCTCAAGACCTGGTACGAGCATCAAGTGCCGTTCGAGTTTGACGCGTATGCGACACGACAGCTCTTTTTCCCGGCGTCAGACGGTACACGATTGCCGATGACCCTAATCCACAAGACCGGGCTCCGATTGGACGGGACCAACCCATTGATCCTCCATGGCTATGGCGGCTTCAATGTCAGTCTGACACCTTCGTTCGACACCTCACGCCTGCTGTGGCTCGAGAATGGTGGTGTATTCGTGATCGCGAACCTGCGGGGCGGCAGCGAGTATGGAGACGAATGGCATGAAGCCGGGAAACTTCAAAATAAGCAGACAGTCTTCGATGACTATATCGCCGCAGCAGAGTGGCTTATAAGAGAAAACTATACGTCCAGTGAACGGCTCGTGATTGACGGGGAGAGCAATGGTGGATTGCTCGTCTCGGCTTGCATGCTGCAGCGACCGGATCTATTCGCTGGCGTCATCTGTTCGATTCCCGTAACAGACATGCTCCGGTATCACAAGCATACTATCGGCTGGCACTGGATTCCCGAATACGGAAATGCCGAATCCGATCCGGACCAGTTCGCCACACTCTACTCCTACTCGCCTCTCCACAATGTCGAGAACGATACCCCCTATCCGCCAATCCTCGTCACGACAGCTGACGGTGACGATAGGGTTGTCCCTGGCCATGCGATGAAGTTCGTCGCCACACTTCAGGCTTCGGCACGCGGGGATTCGGGTCCGGTGTTGTTACGGGTGCAGACAGATACCGGTCATGGTATAGGCAAGTCGATGTCTAAGCAGATTCAGTTGGACAGAGATATCCATGTCTTCACCATGAATGTCTGTGGTATCAGCACTAATGATGGGTACAGTGAGTGA
- a CDS encoding Clp1/GlmU family protein: MGDSGLGDTELLSSAEGVVMIIGAPDSGKTTLARTLVDTALQDGRTVAYIDSDLACTTVGPPTCVGLKWLRSPADVDDFAQADDLRFVGSIRPDRYILQQVAGVASLVESARAEADLIIIDTSGTVSGVVGQRLKYHKAELVRPDAVWAVQRGGELEPLVGLLRRFLSANVITVPANRGGLPMSPEERMDMRAARFAAAFPAPLQRWRVLPTVFAPSLPAGFDLVRLHRMIVGVHDREGRCLCLGVLEYEDVLRVITSGNQGMAGLRIGSVRLDPETFRTTSVRLNELMFGLG, from the coding sequence ATGGGTGATTCGGGGCTCGGCGACACCGAACTTCTCTCCTCGGCCGAGGGGGTGGTGATGATCATCGGGGCGCCCGACTCGGGCAAGACGACCCTGGCCCGCACGCTGGTCGACACCGCCCTCCAGGATGGACGGACTGTCGCCTACATCGACAGCGACCTGGCTTGCACCACCGTGGGACCCCCTACCTGCGTGGGCCTCAAGTGGCTGCGCTCGCCCGCCGACGTGGACGACTTCGCCCAGGCCGACGACCTGCGCTTCGTGGGGAGCATCAGGCCGGATCGGTACATTCTCCAGCAGGTGGCCGGCGTCGCCTCGCTGGTGGAATCCGCCCGGGCCGAGGCGGACCTGATCATCATCGACACCAGCGGAACCGTCTCCGGCGTGGTGGGCCAGCGGCTCAAGTATCACAAGGCGGAGTTGGTTCGTCCCGACGCCGTATGGGCCGTGCAGAGGGGCGGCGAGTTGGAACCCCTGGTAGGCCTTCTGCGGCGGTTCCTCTCCGCCAACGTGATAACGGTCCCTGCCAATCGGGGCGGCCTGCCGATGAGCCCCGAGGAGCGTATGGATATGCGCGCCGCTCGGTTCGCCGCGGCATTCCCGGCGCCTCTCCAGCGCTGGCGCGTGTTGCCCACCGTGTTCGCACCCAGCCTCCCGGCGGGCTTCGACCTGGTACGCCTCCACCGGATGATCGTGGGGGTCCACGACCGGGAGGGCCGGTGCCTATGCCTGGGAGTGCTCGAGTACGAGGACGTGCTGCGGGTCATCACATCGGGGAACCAGGGCATGGCCGGGCTGCGGATCGGGTCGGTCCGCCTCGATCCCGAGACCTTTCGCACCACCTCTGTCCGCCTCAACGAGTTGATGTTCGGCCTCGGCTGA
- a CDS encoding YbjN domain-containing protein, producing the protein MGRAELTERLGAVFRSWVEDPGSDVVATELVEGRWAVRMAQQTRDFTTVWVEPGDRTVGFEAYVLPSPRARLEEVYRLMLIRNHRAWRVHFAIDHDGGIYLRGRVEAERTGEEVLQYVFAEIYELVDLTFRPLVRTGFGR; encoded by the coding sequence ATGGGACGCGCTGAGCTCACCGAGCGGCTGGGCGCCGTCTTCCGGTCGTGGGTTGAGGATCCCGGATCGGACGTGGTGGCCACCGAGCTCGTGGAAGGCCGCTGGGCGGTGCGGATGGCTCAGCAAACTCGCGACTTCACCACCGTGTGGGTCGAGCCCGGCGACCGCACTGTGGGGTTCGAGGCGTACGTTCTCCCCTCGCCGCGCGCGCGGCTGGAGGAGGTCTACCGGTTGATGCTGATCCGCAACCATCGCGCCTGGCGGGTCCACTTTGCGATCGATCACGACGGAGGGATTTACCTGCGGGGCCGGGTCGAGGCCGAGCGCACCGGTGAGGAGGTTCTGCAGTATGTCTTCGCGGAGATCTACGAGCTGGTGGATCTCACGTTCCGTCCCCTGGTCAGGACCGGATTCGGGCGCTGA